The following proteins are encoded in a genomic region of Actinomadura sp. NAK00032:
- a CDS encoding family 78 glycoside hydrolase catalytic domain — translation MSRRHFLGASAAGAAGAVVLGGGGTASAAPRAARTPSGLLASLLPDGLGVGAAKPRLSWQVADLGPGTKQTYYQVQFATTPARLEQGPRHWDSGRVASAESVAVPYGGPALAPRTAYWWRVRTFDGPRASRWSEPALLATGVEEWAADPVWAPAAQAPGDGVLTARVQITSVAASLWFRASGTSANYLWQLRAGTPGVLKKHVCVNGSYRVLEEKRLAVPVETGRWYEVTVEMTGSTFRTSIDGAEVDTTTDATYRTGTVGMRNGSTEANVWDRVAFTAPGGRAIIDEDFTDGRGTFGAGTVADGALTLAKGQSTLSSAGSPDDDWALLRTEFTPHAERIAAAVLHVAAQSPTPIRQYPAKVWVNGEVAGFASMPGGAGAPRYHSFDVTRALRPGRRNALAALAFTTQDKRFLAQLVVTYADGTTSVHGSGGGWKARRQAGLLPDAGTIGTGYYIGRQEYWDMRHEPAGWTSPGFDDSGWESALVKPAIAGLEPALVEPAGLHDVRPASVRRTAPGTWLVDLGREIAGGLRLSVRGRAGQTVEVRLGEELNEDGTVRYALRAGVTYKETWTLRDGRQTIEHWGYRGFRYAQLVCDDDLDLTRAVTGRAWRAGWRDSDAAFASSSRDLDRVYEMCRYSIEATRGHLYVDTPTRERGPYEGDALINQASEYAVQRSFALARASDAYLARNHTWPTEYRLMNVMSAWEDYLHTGDPEQLAADYGLLAGKHLTEYLGADGLVHKDPGSSSRDLGDLVDWPVSNRDGYVFTDVNTVVNACQYAAFAAMAKIAAVLGKTADAKTWQGRADTLAAAMREKLLDASAGRFTDGIGTSHSAQHATAFPVALGVAGPGTVPDPVVRALGKTLADGGMKVSVYGAQFLLDALFATGRADAAIGLMTAKGLSSWLHMMDDLGATIVAEAWDPSLKPNMTFSHAWGSAPANAIPRHVLGVRVTAPGAAEIEVRPRPGGLARISGRVPTIRGPVSVALDRERRYRLDVDVPPNTAARVVVELGADDPRAFHVTGPHARAPRTTGRDATGRLLTIGPVGSGRTTLIRRK, via the coding sequence ATGAGCAGGCGGCACTTCCTCGGGGCGTCGGCGGCCGGCGCGGCGGGCGCGGTCGTCCTCGGCGGGGGCGGCACGGCCTCGGCGGCGCCGCGCGCGGCGCGCACCCCTTCCGGGCTGCTGGCGTCGCTGCTGCCGGACGGGCTCGGCGTCGGCGCGGCGAAGCCCCGGCTGAGCTGGCAGGTCGCCGACCTCGGCCCCGGCACGAAGCAGACGTACTACCAGGTGCAGTTCGCCACCACCCCGGCCCGGCTGGAGCAGGGGCCGCGCCACTGGGACAGCGGACGGGTCGCGTCCGCCGAGTCGGTCGCCGTGCCCTACGGCGGCCCGGCCCTGGCGCCGCGGACCGCGTACTGGTGGCGCGTCCGGACGTTCGACGGCCCCAGGGCATCCCGCTGGTCCGAGCCCGCGCTGCTGGCCACGGGCGTGGAGGAGTGGGCGGCCGACCCGGTCTGGGCACCGGCCGCGCAGGCGCCCGGCGACGGCGTCCTCACCGCCCGGGTGCAGATCACCTCCGTCGCCGCGAGCCTGTGGTTCCGGGCGTCCGGGACGAGCGCGAACTACCTGTGGCAGCTGCGCGCCGGGACGCCCGGCGTGCTGAAGAAGCACGTGTGCGTCAACGGCTCCTACCGGGTGCTGGAGGAGAAGCGGCTCGCGGTCCCCGTCGAGACGGGCCGCTGGTACGAGGTGACGGTCGAGATGACCGGGTCCACGTTCCGGACGTCCATCGACGGCGCCGAGGTCGACACCACCACCGACGCCACGTACCGGACGGGCACGGTCGGGATGCGCAACGGCTCCACCGAGGCGAACGTGTGGGACCGCGTCGCCTTCACCGCCCCCGGCGGCAGGGCGATCATCGACGAGGACTTCACCGATGGCCGGGGCACCTTCGGCGCCGGGACGGTCGCGGACGGCGCGCTGACCCTCGCCAAGGGCCAGTCGACACTGTCGTCGGCGGGCTCGCCCGACGACGACTGGGCGCTGCTGCGCACCGAGTTCACCCCGCACGCCGAGCGGATCGCCGCCGCCGTCCTGCACGTCGCCGCCCAGTCGCCCACGCCGATCCGCCAGTACCCGGCGAAGGTGTGGGTGAACGGCGAGGTGGCGGGCTTCGCGTCCATGCCCGGCGGCGCGGGCGCGCCGCGGTACCACTCGTTCGACGTGACACGCGCGCTGCGGCCGGGACGGCGCAACGCCCTCGCCGCGCTCGCGTTCACCACCCAGGACAAGCGGTTCCTGGCGCAGCTCGTCGTCACCTACGCCGACGGGACGACGTCGGTGCACGGCAGCGGCGGCGGCTGGAAGGCGCGCCGCCAGGCGGGGCTGCTGCCCGACGCCGGGACGATCGGCACCGGCTACTACATCGGCCGCCAGGAGTACTGGGACATGCGGCACGAGCCCGCCGGCTGGACGAGCCCCGGCTTCGACGACTCCGGCTGGGAGTCGGCGCTGGTCAAACCCGCCATCGCCGGCCTGGAGCCCGCCCTGGTCGAACCGGCCGGGCTGCACGACGTCCGGCCCGCGTCCGTGCGCAGGACCGCGCCCGGCACCTGGCTGGTCGACCTCGGCCGGGAGATCGCGGGCGGCCTGCGGCTGTCGGTGCGCGGCAGGGCCGGGCAGACGGTCGAGGTCAGGCTCGGCGAGGAGCTGAACGAGGACGGGACCGTCCGGTACGCGCTCCGCGCCGGCGTCACCTACAAGGAGACCTGGACCCTCCGCGACGGCCGCCAGACCATCGAGCACTGGGGCTACCGCGGATTCCGCTACGCGCAGCTCGTCTGCGACGACGACCTCGACCTCACCCGCGCCGTCACGGGACGCGCCTGGCGGGCGGGCTGGCGCGACTCCGACGCCGCGTTCGCCAGCTCCAGCCGCGACCTCGACCGCGTCTACGAGATGTGCCGGTACTCGATCGAGGCGACGCGCGGCCACCTCTACGTCGACACCCCGACGCGCGAACGCGGGCCCTACGAGGGCGACGCGCTCATCAACCAGGCGTCCGAGTACGCGGTGCAGCGGTCGTTCGCGCTGGCCCGCGCGTCCGACGCGTACCTGGCGCGCAACCACACCTGGCCGACCGAGTACCGGCTGATGAACGTCATGTCGGCCTGGGAGGACTACCTGCACACCGGCGACCCCGAGCAGCTCGCCGCCGACTACGGCCTCCTCGCGGGCAAGCACCTGACCGAGTACCTCGGCGCGGACGGGCTCGTCCACAAGGACCCCGGGTCGTCCAGCCGCGACCTCGGCGACCTGGTCGACTGGCCCGTCTCCAACCGGGACGGGTACGTGTTCACCGACGTCAACACCGTCGTGAACGCGTGCCAGTACGCCGCGTTCGCCGCCATGGCCAAGATCGCCGCCGTCCTCGGCAAGACCGCCGACGCGAAGACCTGGCAGGGACGCGCCGACACGCTGGCGGCCGCGATGCGCGAGAAGCTCCTCGACGCGTCCGCCGGCCGCTTCACCGACGGCATCGGCACCTCCCACAGCGCGCAGCACGCCACCGCGTTCCCGGTCGCGCTCGGCGTCGCGGGACCCGGCACGGTGCCCGACCCCGTCGTCCGCGCCTTGGGCAAGACCCTGGCGGACGGCGGCATGAAGGTCAGCGTCTACGGCGCCCAGTTCCTGCTGGACGCACTGTTCGCCACCGGCCGGGCCGACGCGGCGATCGGCCTCATGACCGCCAAGGGCCTCAGCTCCTGGCTGCACATGATGGACGACCTCGGCGCCACGATCGTCGCCGAGGCGTGGGACCCGTCGCTGAAGCCGAACATGACGTTCTCGCACGCCTGGGGCTCGGCGCCGGCCAACGCCATCCCGCGCCACGTCCTCGGCGTCCGGGTCACCGCGCCGGGCGCCGCCGAGATCGAGGTCCGGCCCCGGCCCGGCGGCCTGGCCCGGATCTCCGGGCGCGTCCCCACGATCCGCGGCCCCGTCTCCGTCGCCCTCGACCGGGAGCGGCGGTACCGGCTCGACGTGGACGTGCCGCCCAACACCGCCGCCCGCGTCGTCGTCGAGCTCGGCGCCGACGACCCGCGCGCCTTCCACGTCACCGGGCCCCACGCCCGCGCCCCCCGCACCACGGGCCGCGACG